The following are from one region of the Ochotona princeps isolate mOchPri1 chromosome 4, mOchPri1.hap1, whole genome shotgun sequence genome:
- the LOC101524968 gene encoding olfactory receptor 52K1-like: MSGWSNGSSNMSYTSFLLMGFPGLQQHRALLVLPFLILYLLIVSANALVIHTVVVQRSLHQPMYLLIALLLAVNICAATTVVPAMLLSFSTHFNHISLARCLVQMFCIYFLIVLDCNILLVMALDRYVAICYPLRYPEIVTGQLLAGLVGVAAVRSTCIVAPVVILASRVRFCRADIIHHFACEHMALMKLSCGDISLNKTVGLAVRIFNRVLDMLLLGISYSQIIHAAFRISSGGARAKALNTCGSHLLVVFTVYSSTMSSSIVYRVARTASQDVHNLLSAFYLLLPCVVNPIIYGARTKEIRQHLTTLFQRTPLQVPTEKPQSLPSHRELPG; this comes from the coding sequence ATGTCGGGATGGAGCAATGGAAGTTCCAACATGTCCTATACCAGTTTCCTCCTCATGGGcttcccaggcctccagcagcACCGGGCCCTCCTTGTGCTGCCCTTCCTCATCCTCTATCTGCTGATCGTCTCCGCCAATGCCCTGGTCATCCACACGGTAGTGGTCCAGCGGAGCCTGCATCAGCCCATGTACCTGCTCATCGCCCTGCTCCTGGCTGTCAACATCTGTGCTGCCACCACCGTGGTGCCTGCCATGCTTCTCAGCTTCTCCACGCACTTTAATCACATCTCCCTGGCTCGCTGCCTGGTCCAAATGTTTTGCATCTACTTCCTCATCGTCTTGGACTGCAACATCCTCCTAGTCATGGCCCTGGACCGCTATGTTGCCATCTGCTACCCTCTCCGCTACCCAGAGATAGTAACTGGCCAGCTGctggctggcctggtgggggtggcAGCTGTCAGGAGTACATGCATCGTTGCTCCTGTGGTGATACTGGCCTCCCGAGTTCGCTTCTGCCGCGCAGACATCATCCACCACTTTGCCTGCGAGCACATGGCCCTGATGAAACTCTCCTGTGGGGACATCTCCCTCAATAAAACCGTGGGCCTCGCCGTCCGCATCTTCAACAGGGTCCTGGACATGCTCCTGCTAGGAATCTCCTACTCACAAATCATCCATGCTGCCTTCAGGATCTCATCAGGTGGAGCACGTGCCAAGGCCCTAAACACCTgtggctcccacctgctggtcgTCTTTACTGTCTACTCCTCCACCATGTCCTCATCCATCGTCTATCGAGTGGCCCGCaccgcctcccaggatgtgcacaaCCTGCTCAGTGCCTTCTACCTGCTGCTCCCATGTGTAGTCAACCCCATCATCTACGGGGCCAGGACCAAGGAAATCAGGCAGCACCTGACAACTTTGTTCCAAAGGACACCATTGCAAGTGCCCACAGAGAAGCCGCAATCCTTGCCCTCACACAGGGAACTTCCTGGCTGA
- the LOC101533833 gene encoding olfactory receptor 52L1-like → MGEEGNISTFNISYTSFFLVGFPGLREWRPLLVLPLTILYVTIISANALVIHTVVAQRNLHQPMYVLIALLLAVNICAATAVMPKMTEGFVHYANPISLHGCLAQMFFIYFTLLLDYNLLLAMALDRYIAICHPLRYTDLMTSRLLGLLAILALTRSLLVAVPLVVLTARARFCQTAVIRHFTCEYIALLSIACGDLTFNNRLGLAMRLVTVTLDLVLLGTSYTRIIYDAFRISSGGARAKALHTCGSHLLVILTIYLSGLSTSIVFRVAKTVSQDVQNLLSAIYLLLPGALNPVIYGVRTREIRQHVEKMFGRKELVQEVGEKPKSLQNVRVGQKLPG, encoded by the coding sequence ATGGGTGAGGAGGGAAATATCAGCACCTTCAACATCTCCTACACCAGCTTCTTCCTGGTGGGTTTCCCTGGATTACGAGAATGGCGGCCCCTCCTGGTCCTGCCTCTTACCATCCTCTATGTGACCATCATCTCCGCCAATGCCCTGGTCATCCACACAGTGGTGGCCCAGAGGAATCTGCATCAGCCCATGTATGTGCTCATTGCCCTGCTCCTGGCTGTCAACATCTGCGCTGCCACTGCCGTGATGCCTAAGATGACAGAAGGCTTTGTGCATTATGCTAACCCCATTTCACTCCATGGATGCCTGGCCCAGATGTTTTTCATCTACTTCACCCTCCTTCTGGATTACAACCTTCTGCTAGCCATGGCTCTGGACCGCTACATAGCCATCTGCCATCCACTCCGCTACACTGACCTGATGACCTCCCGCCTTCTGGGCCTTTTGGCCATTCTAGCCTTGACACGGAGCCTGCTAGTGGCAGTGCCCCTAGTGGTGCTAACCGCACGAGCTCGATTCTGCCAGACAGCAGTGATTCGGCACTTCACCTGTGAGTACATTGCATTGCTGAGCATAGCTTGTGGAGACCTGACCTTCAACAACAGGTTAGGACTGGCTATGCGGCTGGTCACTGTGACCTTGGATCTGGTCCTGCTGGGGACCTCCTACACCCGCATCATCTACGATGCCTTCCGGATCTCTTCTGGAGGAGCCAGAGCCAAGGCATTGCACACGTGTGGGTCCCACCTGCTGGTTATTCTCACCATCTACCTCTCCGGTCTTTCCACTTCAATTGTCTTCCGAGTGGCTAAGACTGTGTCACAGGATGTCCAGAATCTGCTCAGTGCCATATATTTGCTACTTCCAGGGGCCTTGAATCCTGTCATTTATGGGGTGAGGACTAGGGAGATCCGGCAACATGTAGAAAAGATGTTTGGCAGAAAGGAATTGGTCCAGGAGGTTGGAGAAAAGCCAAAAAGTTTGCAGAATGTGAGAGTAGGGCAGAAATTGCCAGGGTGA